ATGTAGTGTGTTAACGATGCCAACTCTTCGAGAACAGTCTTGAACTCCTCGGCCAGCTTGGATTCAACAGGTTTTAAGAGAGCTTCGAGAAGTGTTGGCTGCCGTGTGGAGGCATCTCCCACTATATAACCACCTGCAAATATTTATTTTTCTACCGGCGGATGCTTTTTAAATTTCATCAACAGGTATATTCTATTGTAGACGATTCTTTGCCGACTATTTCGGGAATTAAAGGATAAATGTCCGTTAAAACATATATTTTTATAGATAAGCGTGAAGTAGCCTTGGGAAAATCATACTTCTCAACCAGGGAGGTTGCGCGTTTACTCGGGGTTATCGACAGGACTGTTAGAAGGTGGATTAGGGAAGGCAGGATTGGGGCTGTAAGGATGAGGAGGAGGTGGCTGATACCGGCTTACGAGCTTAAAGCCCTCCAGCCCGTTCTCCGCGACCCCGGGGTTAAAGCCTCCAGGGTTGCAATATATGTCTACAGGCACGTGTCAGGCGAGAAGATCATACCCCCTCCTTCACGATCTCCCAACTCATCCCTGTTAAGGAGGAGGTGAGGCGTTGCGAGAAGGTAGCGGTGAGGTTTAAGTGGAGGATTGTAGAGGTGATTAGAGACATTGACTACACAGGGCAGGAGAGAAACGGCTTGGCAAGGCTGATGAAGCTGGCTAGGCTGCGCGACATAGACGCGGTAATAGTGTACTCGAAGAGAAACGCTTTCGGAGAATGCTACAGGTTCATAGAGGAAGCACTTGAAGCACTAGGAGTCCGAGTAATAGAAGTAGAAAACCTGCTACGCTAATCTTTCAACCCGCTTTTCACGAATCTGAAAGTCTGGGAAAATCTTCTATACCGTGTGGGTGAAGTATTCGGAGAAAAAGACGTTTAGGCTGCAAAATAAGGGCCAATCCTTGCCCTGTGGAAGCCGCTTGGAAAACCATCCGCATGGACTAGAACCCCCCGGTTCCAGCAGGGTTGCGCGGACAGCTCGTCAACGGGGAACCCTGGTTTCCCGGGAAACCCATAGAAAATTTTAATATCCTGTCATCAAATCAACGACTTGAAGCGATCAGAAAATATGTAATATTAAGGATTAACCGCTTGCTTCTTTTCCTCACTGCTTCACTCCTATACTTCTTCAAGCTTCTCGATGCACAGCTCTGGCATGGTCGCTGTAAGGAACCGTGTCTCAAGTAGGTTTTTCAACCTTGTCAACATACTTTTTCAGCGATGCCTTTATCCTTAATGGGTCCATGTAGAGCTCGCTTGCTCCTATGTCTCTCAGTGTTTTGAAAGCGTTCTCGTAAACATCCCCGCCTCCCTGCTTGGCGAGGCCGTAGAGTGTTTCGCTGAAGCTCCACGGGTAGAATATCCAGGCCCATTTCTCAACTCTTTCAACATAGTAGTTTGGTTTGAAACTGCTGCTCGCCTTGTAGTGTATCACGGCTGTTTTAACCTCAGCCGCCCCCAGCCCTTTCAGCAGCCTAACAATCCTGGTCAGTGTTGCACCAGTATCCACTACCTCATCCACGACGAGAATGTTCTTGCCCGCCGGGGCCAGCTCCTCGTGAGCCTTGATCTCAGGCTCCTCCCTCACACGCCCGCCTATCCCCCAGAGCCTGGATCTTAAAACCACGAGCTCGTCAACCCCTAGCACGTCGCTAACTATTCTAGCAGGGACAAGCCCTCCCCTGGAAACAGCCACCACTGTATCAGGGGATTCGCCAGCGTCTAGAAGGGTTGAAGCTAGCTTGTAGCAGTACTCAACCGCTTTGCTCCAGGGTATGTAGACAACCTCCACGCAGCCTCACCCTGGTTTTCAGCAAGGCTCGATCGTGCTAGGGGGCTTGGTTGTTACAGCGTAGGCAACCATGGTTACATCCTCAATGCTTCTCGTGATCTCCCTGGAAACCTCGTCTAGAATACTGTAAGGTAGCTTGAAGTAGTCAGCTGTCATCGCGTCACTGCTTTCAACAATCCTCACGATCACGACGTAGCCAACCCTTCTCGCATCCCCTTTAACCCCCACCCACTTGTCATCACCCACGACCGCGAAGGCTTGCCAAACCTTGTCGAGCAGTCCATGCCTCCTCAGCACTTGCTCAACCACTGCGGAAGCCCTCCTACATATCTCCAGCTTCCGCCTGGTGAAAACCCCTACAACCCTAACAGCCAGCCCTGGACCTGGGAACGGCTGCCTTTTAACAAAGTATTCTGGGACTCCCAGCATCCTGGCGACCTCCCTGACCTCATCCTTATACAGGTGTTTCAAAGGCTCAGCTACAAGGTACTTCTCCCTAAACCACAAGGGTAGTCCTGCAACATTGTGGTGTGACTTAATCCTGTCAGCAACCCCTGTCCCCCCGCTCTCAACAATATCCGGGTAGGTTGTCCCCTGGATGAAAACCCTTGCCCCCTGCTCCTCCATAACCTGGTCGAATACTTTAGCAAACTCCTCGCCTATGATCCTCCTCCTCTCCTCGCAGTCGGCAACCCCTTCAAGCCTTGACAGGAACCTCTCCTTCTCATCCAGTACGAGAGGCTTCAGCCCTGCCTTAGCCAGGTTTTCAACAACCTCCTCAACCTCCCCCTCGCGGAAAAGCCCGTGGTCAACCAGCACCGGTACAACCCTATCTCCGAGCACTCTCCTAGCGAGAGCTGCAGCCACTGTTGAGTCAACGCCCCCGCTGACCGCGGCAACCACGGGTCCTTCAACACCCTTGTACTTCTCGAGCTCAACCACCGTTAGAGAATAGTAGTAGTCCCTAACCCATTTCCTCTCAACCCCTGCGAAGCGTGCGAAATTGTCCAGGAGCTTCAACCCTTTAACCGTGTGCGACACCTCTGGGTGGAACTGTACAGTGTAAACAACTCTCCCACCCAGCACTATCTTCAAGGCCGCAACGATCCCGTTCTCGGAGACTGCTAGAACCCTGCTCCCCGGGGGAGGCTTGGACACGCAGTCCCCGTGGCTCATCCACACATACTCCTCCCCTCCCCAGCCGTTGAAAAGCTCATCCCGCTCAACCAGCCTAACCATAACCCTACCATACTCTCCACACCCCTTCTCGACAACGCCTCCCAGGATTCTAGCGATGAGCTGGTGGCCGAAGCAAACGCCCAGCACCGGTGTCTCAGCATCCCCTAGTACTCTCCGGGCTGAGTCCAGCACTGCCGGGTCAGCCTCGAGAACACTCCTCTGACTACCCGATAAGACTACCGCAGAGTATTTAGACAAGTCCACGCCCCCAACCCTGGTGTACGGGGTAACAACCGCCGGAACCCCTAGCTCCCTCAGCCTCCTAGCTATTAAGTGAGCGTACTGTCCCCCGTAATCCACTACTAGAACGGCTGAACCGGGTATGTGTATAGGAGCCTCCAACATGTAGAGAGATAATGCTGGCCCCGGCTTATAATGATTGCCGGAGAACACGTCATCGGCACTTTCAGTCTTTTCTTATTGCTTCTTGAGGCGCATAGAACTCGCAGTAATGTATACTATTACTTTCAGTCTTTTCTTATTGCTTCCTTGTAATATGTGAAGCAATTGCTGGAAAACTGTTATCTTTCAGTCTTTTCTTATTGCTTCTCAATCTTACAACACGTGAATTCAGTGTTTTCTTACTTTCAGTCTTTTCTTATTGCTTCGAATCTCTCGGGAACAATGTAGAGCGAGGGATTGTCGCTTTCAGTCTTTTCTTATTGCTTCAAGTATATTCGTTTTTGTTATCAGTGCCATAGAATATCTTTCAGTCTTTTCTTATTGCTTCGTTTGAGGAGCATGAGGAATGTGGATATGTTGATGAACTTTCAGTCTTTTCTTATTGCTTCTAGTCGTTGTTTTGATGGCTGGGGTTTTTAAGGTTTGCGGCTGTTTTTCCGGAAAACCGGGGGTTCTCGTTGATGTGCCGTCCGTTAAGCCCTGCTTGAAACAAAATTTTTAGATCCATGACTAGACCCCTATCCGCGATCGATTTTCCAGCGAACTTCCTGCTGAGTTGGCTTGTGGAGGCGCTGGACCAGTGCCGGTGTTTTTGGTATAGCCCAGTATTCTACAAGCTGAGCTCAACGTGGGTGAGTAGTTGACTCTGACCCTGGTGTGCGTGATTATAGTTGCTTTACAGCCCCCTGGCTTCCGGGGTGGTCAGTCTCCTTTTTCACCAGCTCCCGCTCTTCAGCCGGCTTATCATCAGCCAGTACTCTTTGTCGTTGAATAGTGCTTCAGCCTCGTTCTCAACCTTGTTCAGTATTCCCTTAGCACCCTTGGATATAAAGCTCGAAATCTCTCCGGCGTTAACAGCTCCAGCGCCGAGCGGGTTCGGGGGAAGCCCCACTCTCCCAATGCTTGCCTTGGCGAGGAGCCATGCCCCGATCACCTCTGGCCTCGATGCCTGCACCAGGCTGTCTGCTGTAAGCTTCCTGTTGGAGAACCAGTAGAGCTCTCTAGTGAAGGCTACTGCCAGGGTTCTCCTAAGCTTGTCAACCCATTCATCGTAAAGTTCCCCAGCCTTCTCCCTCACCTTTTCAAGGGCTTTGTCAACGTCTACATGGGTGAGAGGAGCCCTGTAAACAGCCTTGGCGAAACCCTTGTCAAGCACAGGCTCCAGCGACCCCCACAGCACCACGAGGCTGGAGGCGTAGGAGCTGTGCATCACGCTCGTCATGAAGGACTCTGCAAGGTCTCCGGGGGGCTGGAGACCTCTCCCCTCCAGCACGGCTTCAACCTCCCACGGCTCCAAAGGATCTGCCGCGGCTGGCTCACCGTTAACCAGGAGCCAGGGCACGCTCCAAGCCTTCTTCTCGAAACCAACCCCTGGCTTATCAGCTACCAGGATTCTTAAACGGTTTAACAAGCCTTTCTCGCTGAGTGTTTTCAGCAGCCTGTAGCTTGAGAAGCATGTTGGATGTACAACCAGCTCGACAGTGCTCACAGGGATCAACCATTATTTAGTATTTATTCTGAACCCGCTTTAATAACAAGCTACAGTGCTTCAGCACTCAGTAAACCCAGTTCTTGGAAACCGGGTGATCCTTCAAATCCTCGAACAGCCAGACCATTCTGTCAACATACCAGAGCATGCCAAAACACGCGGTGATGCAGCCTGCCACGGTGGTCAAGGGCTCGAGCGCCACTATCCCGTAGAACAGGAGGATGGCTCCTGCAAGGCTTAGCATTGTCAAGGCGAATGCGGCCTTCACATGGTGCTCTGGTATTTCAACACAGTACTCTCTCCTGCTCACCATTATCCTCTCGCCGAAAACACCCTTGCTAGCCCGGTTGCGGGTTGAACGGGGCTTTGGGAAAACCCTGGGGTTTAGAAACGTCCACGCCGCGATCACCGCTAAGGGGATTAGGAAGAACAGCCTATCCACGCGCGAGACCAGCAGGCAATTGTGAAGAATAGTGGGGGGCCTGGTTGCGAAGCTCCAGGGATTGGCATGCCTCATCCAGGCTTCATCCTTCATCCTCATTGCAGACGATGTCTTACCCAGGATTCTCCCGAGTATTCTATCAACCACGCTCTCCCTGTACTGTGTGCAAGCACTGCTCGTTTTGAAAAACCTGTTTAACAGGTTCAGATGAGACAGGTTTTCTCATCCCTTCCGCGTCAAGCCCGTTTTCCTCATCATCGCTTAAATCTTTGTGTTTAAAGGGTTTTAACCCTAGTCTATCCAATCCTTCGTCTCAATCTTCTCCGGGATGTAGCTGTCTGCTAGGAATTTAAGCCCCTTACTAGCCATTGCCTCGATCTCGAGCTTGCTGAGGGTTTTGAAGAATATGCAGAGCTCCCTAACCCATTCGGGGCTCCTGAACCAAGGGTAGCCTGTCAACCCCTCCTTCCTCTTCTTAACCTTGCTCTTCAAATCACCCTCGTCCATGCAGACTTCGGCTACCTCGTAGCCGACGAGCTCGACAGCTCTCTCAACATCCTTCTGCTTAGCCTTGATAATATAGTTCCTCCTCTCCTTCTCATCGAGATAGGCTTTCTTACCGTGAAGCCTTGCCAGGGATGATTTCGAAATCCCTGGGAAGCCCTTGTCAAGCCTTGCCAATACCTCGCTGAACGGGGCGTCCCCGAAGACATCGGTCATCATCACCCCTATGAACTTCGCCCCAGGGGTTGCAAGCCTCTCGCTCTCGTAGGACAGGGTTATACTGCCTATTTTGAAAACACTGTAGATGTAGTACCCGTAGGGGTCGCTGTCGGCGAGCACGTACACGGGGAGCTTCAACTCCTCGCTAAGCCTTCTCACAAACCTCCTGGTAGCCCTGTCCGGCTGCCCGGCGCTGGTAACCAGTACCGCCTTGTTCTTCCTCCAGAAACCATACCTGTGGAGCTGTTGGAACACAGCATCCTTCTCCACCACGAGCACGTACTCGGCGTCAACATCCTTGAACTCTATCAGGTCCGGCGTGGGCTCGATCGAGTAGGCTCCATGCCCCATCCTGCTCAAGTCTATGGTGTCGTCGCCGCTCCTGATCACCAGGTTCCCGACAACCTTCCCCTTCTCCTTGCTGAGGATGAGCAGCTCCTCTCTTAAAACGTTGAGGAAGACTTCAAGATCTCTTATAACGCTGTCAGACTCCTTCTGCTCCTCCCAGCTGTTCTCATGCACCACCTTCCCGTCAATATCCCTGTAGGAGATGGTGTGTTTACCCCTGTAGTAGAGGTCACGTATCGTAGGGTACTCGTTGTTGACCAGGGAGTCGTAGATTATCGAAGCCATCAGCATTGTCTGCATGAACTTCCTTGCCTCGTTGACATCGGTGAAACTCCTCTTCAACGTCTCGGGACCGAGCAGTAGTAGCTTGTGCCTGTGGTCGTAGATGGTGTTGGAGAGTGTTCTCTTAGGCATTACGAGAACAGGCCTCTCTCCTTTAAGGATTAGCTGGGATATTTCGAGAAACCTCCTCCTCATAAGCTCGCTAGCCCTTGCCCTTGCCTGCAGGTCCGCCTTGGTAACCATAAACCCCTCCCTCAAGTACCTATTTCGACTGTTTCAAGGCTCTTGACAACCTCCTCCAGCGGTATCCCAGCCCTTTTAGCAACTATTTCAGCAAGCCTCTGCTCGAGGATATCCTGGTTGATCCCGTCCTCCCCTCTCACGATCGTGTGGAGGCTTCTAGCTATCTCGGGAATATACTTGGCGAGGAGGACAACCCTCCTCTTAACCTCCTCCTCCCTAGCCTTCCTCACCAGGTATATCTTCAGCTTGCGTAAAACCTCCA
This region of Thermosphaera aggregans genomic DNA includes:
- a CDS encoding excisionase family DNA-binding protein, translating into MSVKTYIFIDKREVALGKSYFSTREVARLLGVIDRTVRRWIREGRIGAVRMRRRWLIPAYELKALQPVLRDPGVKASRVAIYVYRHVSGEKIIPPPSRSPNSSLLRRR
- a CDS encoding recombinase family protein; its protein translation is MRFKWRIVEVIRDIDYTGQERNGLARLMKLARLRDIDAVIVYSKRNAFGECYRFIEEALEALGVRVIEVENLLR
- a CDS encoding phosphoribosyltransferase, giving the protein MEVVYIPWSKAVEYCYKLASTLLDAGESPDTVVAVSRGGLVPARIVSDVLGVDELVVLRSRLWGIGGRVREEPEIKAHEELAPAGKNILVVDEVVDTGATLTRIVRLLKGLGAAEVKTAVIHYKASSSFKPNYYVERVEKWAWIFYPWSFSETLYGLAKQGGGDVYENAFKTLRDIGASELYMDPLRIKASLKKYVDKVEKPT
- the guaA gene encoding glutamine-hydrolyzing GMP synthase; the protein is MLEAPIHIPGSAVLVVDYGGQYAHLIARRLRELGVPAVVTPYTRVGGVDLSKYSAVVLSGSQRSVLEADPAVLDSARRVLGDAETPVLGVCFGHQLIARILGGVVEKGCGEYGRVMVRLVERDELFNGWGGEEYVWMSHGDCVSKPPPGSRVLAVSENGIVAALKIVLGGRVVYTVQFHPEVSHTVKGLKLLDNFARFAGVERKWVRDYYYSLTVVELEKYKGVEGPVVAAVSGGVDSTVAAALARRVLGDRVVPVLVDHGLFREGEVEEVVENLAKAGLKPLVLDEKERFLSRLEGVADCEERRRIIGEEFAKVFDQVMEEQGARVFIQGTTYPDIVESGGTGVADRIKSHHNVAGLPLWFREKYLVAEPLKHLYKDEVREVARMLGVPEYFVKRQPFPGPGLAVRVVGVFTRRKLEICRRASAVVEQVLRRHGLLDKVWQAFAVVGDDKWVGVKGDARRVGYVVIVRIVESSDAMTADYFKLPYSILDEVSREITRSIEDVTMVAYAVTTKPPSTIEPC
- a CDS encoding DUF6653 family protein, with the translated sequence MVDRILGRILGKTSSAMRMKDEAWMRHANPWSFATRPPTILHNCLLVSRVDRLFFLIPLAVIAAWTFLNPRVFPKPRSTRNRASKGVFGERIMVSRREYCVEIPEHHVKAAFALTMLSLAGAILLFYGIVALEPLTTVAGCITACFGMLWYVDRMVWLFEDLKDHPVSKNWVY
- a CDS encoding DNA topoisomerase IV subunit A → MVTKADLQARARASELMRRRFLEISQLILKGERPVLVMPKRTLSNTIYDHRHKLLLLGPETLKRSFTDVNEARKFMQTMLMASIIYDSLVNNEYPTIRDLYYRGKHTISYRDIDGKVVHENSWEEQKESDSVIRDLEVFLNVLREELLILSKEKGKVVGNLVIRSGDDTIDLSRMGHGAYSIEPTPDLIEFKDVDAEYVLVVEKDAVFQQLHRYGFWRKNKAVLVTSAGQPDRATRRFVRRLSEELKLPVYVLADSDPYGYYIYSVFKIGSITLSYESERLATPGAKFIGVMMTDVFGDAPFSEVLARLDKGFPGISKSSLARLHGKKAYLDEKERRNYIIKAKQKDVERAVELVGYEVAEVCMDEGDLKSKVKKRKEGLTGYPWFRSPEWVRELCIFFKTLSKLEIEAMASKGLKFLADSYIPEKIETKDWID